The Peribacillus sp. FSL P2-0133 genome has a segment encoding these proteins:
- a CDS encoding EcsC family protein: MMDEYGQKALSELISWKKKVAKKSGKLERISKKAQIKMNSYIPDRVHKMITDSIKGMIEAVLSGSKYMSKEKNVVLLSLQQKEEWVAETVTAYRKTAVIEGVGTGAAGLLIGLADFPLLLSIKMKLLFEISRIYGFDPNKYEERLFILHIFQMAFSSEEKKLETLRVIEEWDSGKWPEIDWQEFQQEYRDHIDVIKMFQLVPGFGAAVGAYANHHLLEQLGETAVNCYRIRLLKE, encoded by the coding sequence ATGATGGATGAATATGGACAAAAGGCATTATCGGAACTAATATCATGGAAAAAGAAAGTAGCCAAGAAATCCGGCAAGCTTGAGCGGATATCCAAAAAGGCACAAATCAAAATGAATAGTTATATTCCAGACCGAGTGCACAAAATGATTACTGATAGTATTAAAGGGATGATAGAGGCCGTATTATCAGGTTCGAAATATATGTCTAAAGAAAAAAATGTAGTGCTTCTATCCTTGCAGCAAAAAGAAGAATGGGTTGCGGAAACTGTAACGGCCTATCGGAAAACGGCCGTTATAGAAGGTGTTGGAACCGGAGCTGCAGGACTTTTAATTGGATTGGCTGATTTCCCATTACTGCTTAGCATCAAGATGAAGTTATTATTCGAAATATCCCGTATATATGGTTTTGATCCAAATAAATATGAGGAACGCCTATTCATACTCCATATCTTTCAGATGGCATTTTCGAGCGAGGAAAAAAAACTGGAAACATTACGGGTAATAGAAGAATGGGATTCAGGGAAATGGCCGGAAATAGACTGGCAAGAATTTCAGCAGGAATATCGCGATCACATCGATGTCATCAAAATGTTCCAGCTAGTCCCAGGGTTTGGGGCAGCTGTCGGTGCATATGCCAACCATCATTTGTTGGAACAACTTGGGGAGACGGCAGTCAATTGTTACAGAATCAGACTTCTAAAAGAGTAA
- a CDS encoding M20 family metallopeptidase: MIQRLHDLLDGSYEEMVSIRRYLHQHPELSFQETQTAAFIAGYYEKLGIEHRANVGGNGVIAKITGNKPGKTVALRADFDALPIQDEKEVPYKSSVPGVMHACGHDGHTATLLVLAKNLNDLKDELEGEYIFIHQHAEEYAPGGAKPMIEAGCLDGVDVIFGTHLWATVPTGTVQYAYGPIMAAADRFEITIQGQGGHGAQPHKTRDAIVVGSQLVMALQQIVSRRLNPIDSAVITVGSFVADNAFNVIADKARIIGTVRTFKEDVRSFISEEMERVIKGTCLAADCTYEYQYFQGYPAVIPHVEETKFLIESTESVKEVLITEEIDPDMTGEDFSYYLQNVKGTFFFTGAKPKNEHTYPHHHPLFDIDEKAMLIAAKILGTAAVTYHNKKQSSQKVNESLLR, from the coding sequence ATGATACAGCGATTACACGATCTTCTAGATGGTTCATATGAAGAAATGGTTTCCATCAGACGTTATCTTCATCAACATCCCGAGCTTTCCTTTCAAGAAACCCAAACGGCTGCCTTCATCGCTGGATATTATGAAAAACTTGGAATCGAACACCGGGCGAATGTAGGCGGTAATGGTGTTATTGCCAAAATCACAGGCAATAAGCCTGGTAAAACCGTAGCTTTGCGCGCTGATTTCGACGCCTTACCCATTCAGGATGAAAAAGAAGTTCCCTATAAATCTTCCGTACCCGGGGTAATGCATGCGTGTGGACACGATGGCCATACAGCGACACTCCTTGTCCTTGCAAAAAATCTGAATGATCTGAAGGATGAGCTCGAAGGTGAATATATATTTATCCATCAGCATGCTGAAGAATATGCTCCAGGAGGTGCCAAACCGATGATTGAGGCTGGCTGCCTTGATGGGGTGGATGTAATTTTCGGCACCCATTTATGGGCTACGGTCCCTACCGGAACAGTCCAATACGCTTATGGACCCATTATGGCCGCTGCTGACCGTTTTGAAATCACCATTCAAGGGCAGGGCGGACATGGAGCCCAGCCGCATAAAACCCGTGATGCAATCGTAGTCGGCTCCCAGCTAGTCATGGCCCTACAGCAAATCGTAAGCCGCCGCCTTAACCCAATAGATTCTGCAGTCATTACAGTCGGTTCCTTTGTAGCGGATAATGCCTTTAACGTCATTGCAGATAAGGCTAGAATAATCGGGACCGTCCGCACTTTCAAGGAAGATGTCCGTTCATTCATAAGCGAAGAAATGGAGCGGGTTATTAAAGGAACCTGCCTAGCTGCCGACTGCACTTATGAATATCAATACTTTCAGGGTTATCCAGCTGTTATTCCACATGTTGAGGAAACTAAATTCCTCATCGAAAGCACTGAATCCGTCAAGGAAGTTTTGATTACAGAGGAAATTGACCCGGATATGACAGGTGAAGATTTTTCTTATTATTTACAAAATGTGAAAGGTACATTCTTCTTTACGGGGGCCAAGCCAAAAAATGAACATACATATCCGCACCATCATCCTTTGTTTGACATCGATGAAAAAGCGATGCTTATTGCAGCCAAAATATTAGGCACTGCAGCTGTAACCTATCACAATAAGAAACAATCATCGCAAAAGGTGAATGAATCTTTATTACGGTAA
- a CDS encoding ABC transporter permease, producing the protein MNSQNLWKERYLGYINETQKYLRYIFNGHLVFVMVLVLGGLAYYYSDWVKTLDSDFPAELIMAFVLSIIVTRSPINTFLKEPDTVFLLPLETKLRSYFKNSLILSWVMQGFILLVVLIASIPMYSKVTGAGGTDLGIILVVLLILKFLNLTMRWQVLKYQDTSVSHWDSLIRFLLNGVILYFICSRANILFALITFLLLLGLYMYYRSATKGFVLKWERLVELENKRMNSFYRIANMFTDVPHLKGKVARRKWMDWLLSFIPYGEKSTYTYLYARTLLRSNDYVGLCFRLTIIGSVILSVFTNIWAHLIVTFMFLFMTALQLLPVWKAHEWKVWVSLYPLPAKMRESAVIKLISYFLLFEDLVFGLVLLVKGEWMSALAALAMGLVFLLGFKIYAAKKIKNF; encoded by the coding sequence ATGAATAGTCAAAATCTCTGGAAGGAAAGATATTTAGGCTATATAAATGAAACGCAAAAATATCTGCGCTATATTTTTAATGGCCATCTTGTTTTTGTCATGGTATTGGTACTTGGTGGTTTGGCCTATTATTACAGTGATTGGGTGAAGACGTTGGACAGTGATTTCCCTGCTGAATTGATCATGGCCTTTGTTTTATCGATCATTGTGACCAGAAGCCCGATTAATACTTTTTTGAAAGAACCTGATACGGTATTCCTGCTTCCGCTTGAAACGAAGTTGAGAAGCTATTTCAAAAATTCACTGATATTAAGTTGGGTCATGCAGGGGTTTATTCTTCTGGTTGTCCTCATCGCATCTATACCGATGTATTCGAAGGTTACGGGTGCAGGAGGCACGGACCTTGGGATCATCCTGGTCGTTTTGCTTATTTTGAAGTTCTTGAATTTAACCATGCGCTGGCAGGTGTTGAAATATCAGGATACATCAGTGAGCCATTGGGACTCTCTCATCCGCTTTTTACTTAATGGAGTGATTCTTTATTTCATCTGTTCAAGGGCAAATATACTGTTTGCACTTATAACATTTTTATTATTGTTAGGACTTTACATGTATTACCGAAGCGCAACTAAAGGGTTTGTGCTTAAGTGGGAACGGCTGGTGGAATTGGAAAACAAGAGGATGAATTCTTTTTATCGAATAGCGAACATGTTTACTGATGTTCCTCATTTGAAAGGAAAGGTAGCAAGAAGGAAATGGATGGACTGGCTATTATCATTCATTCCGTATGGTGAAAAATCAACGTATACCTACCTTTACGCCCGTACTCTGTTGCGATCGAATGATTATGTGGGACTTTGTTTTCGCTTGACTATCATTGGGTCAGTGATTTTAAGTGTATTCACTAACATATGGGCACATTTGATTGTAACCTTCATGTTCCTATTCATGACAGCCCTGCAATTGCTGCCGGTTTGGAAGGCTCATGAATGGAAGGTATGGGTCTCCTTGTATCCATTGCCAGCAAAAATGAGAGAATCTGCAGTGATAAAGCTTATTTCCTATTTCTTATTATTTGAGGACCTTGTCTTCGGTTTGGTCCTGCTAGTGAAAGGGGAATGGATGTCCGCTTTAGCCGCCTTGGCAATGGGGCTTGTTTTCTTGCTCGGTTTTAAAATTTATGCAGCAAAGAAAATTAAAAACTTTTAA
- a CDS encoding HIT family protein: protein MSDCIFCKIINGEIPSSKVFENEHVLAFLDISQVTKGHTLVIPKVHKENLYELTPEIAKNLFEVVPEIARAMKQEFQPVGLNLLNNNGEAAGQSVFHFHMHLIPRHGEGDGFGAVWKTNTSDYTPDDLKQIADSIAQHLK, encoded by the coding sequence ATGAGTGATTGCATTTTTTGCAAAATAATCAATGGGGAAATCCCAAGTTCCAAAGTTTTCGAAAATGAACATGTATTGGCCTTTCTCGATATCAGTCAAGTAACTAAAGGCCATACGCTGGTAATACCTAAAGTACATAAGGAAAATCTTTATGAGTTGACACCCGAGATTGCCAAGAACCTTTTTGAAGTGGTGCCGGAAATTGCCCGCGCCATGAAGCAGGAATTCCAACCTGTAGGCCTGAACCTTTTAAATAATAACGGTGAAGCCGCTGGACAGTCCGTTTTCCATTTTCATATGCATTTAATTCCTCGGCATGGTGAAGGAGACGGCTTTGGGGCTGTTTGGAAAACGAATACCAGCGACTATACACCAGATGACCTGAAACAAATCGCTGACTCCATTGCACAGCATTTAAAATGA
- a CDS encoding phosphatase PAP2 family protein, with protein sequence MIKYSWFAMVLICLLLFFFLMQEVESGKPLAFDTYFTKLISVGENTFSFTFFKSITYLGKSKFIGFGSLLCVLYLWIIKKDYWTMAIFSIGMAGGDVLNGWIKNHIKRVRPENHLMEIAGFSFPSGHAMVGLIFFSMVAYLIMKEIKGNSLKWAVGIGFVCLVLLIGVSRIAMKVHFPTDILAGFALGAAYILTLFKLYEFLGPKVL encoded by the coding sequence ATGATTAAATATTCCTGGTTTGCTATGGTTTTGATTTGCTTGCTGCTATTCTTTTTTTTGATGCAAGAAGTCGAGAGTGGAAAGCCTTTAGCGTTCGATACATATTTTACGAAACTTATTTCCGTAGGTGAGAATACTTTTTCGTTCACTTTCTTCAAGTCCATTACCTATCTTGGGAAATCCAAGTTCATTGGTTTTGGAAGCTTATTATGTGTTCTATATTTGTGGATAATAAAGAAGGATTATTGGACCATGGCCATCTTCTCTATCGGTATGGCCGGGGGTGATGTATTAAATGGGTGGATAAAAAATCATATTAAAAGAGTGCGCCCTGAAAATCATTTGATGGAGATCGCTGGCTTCAGTTTTCCCAGTGGACACGCAATGGTGGGCCTTATTTTCTTCAGTATGGTTGCTTATTTAATCATGAAAGAAATTAAAGGAAACTCTTTGAAATGGGCAGTGGGAATCGGTTTCGTTTGTCTGGTTCTGCTAATCGGGGTCAGTAGGATCGCTATGAAAGTTCATTTTCCAACTGATATCTTGGCAGGTTTTGCATTAGGAGCGGCATATATTTTAACCTTGTTTAAATTGTATGAATTCCTCGGGCCTAAAGTACTTTGA
- a CDS encoding ABC transporter ATP-binding protein: MSLLEIKQLVGGYTKTPVLKGISFDIQPNELVGLIGLNGAGKSTTIKHIIGLMEPKGGSVSIHGKTLAQDPDTYRKQFTYVPETPILYDELTLEEHLKLTAMAHGLAEATYKERMDVLLKEFHMEKRLKWFPAHFSKGMKQKVMIMCAFLVQPSLYIVDEPFVGLDPLGIQSLLDLMRKMKESGAGILMSTHILATAERYCDSFIILHNGEIRAKGDLEQLREQFSMPGATLDDLYIQLTKEEIGHE, from the coding sequence ATGTCCTTATTGGAAATAAAGCAATTAGTGGGCGGATATACAAAAACGCCCGTTTTAAAGGGAATAAGTTTTGACATTCAACCAAATGAGCTAGTGGGGTTAATTGGGCTAAATGGGGCTGGGAAAAGTACGACGATTAAACATATCATCGGACTCATGGAGCCGAAAGGCGGAAGTGTCTCGATTCATGGTAAAACTCTTGCCCAGGACCCGGATACATATCGGAAACAATTCACTTATGTTCCAGAAACGCCAATCTTGTATGATGAGCTTACACTTGAGGAGCATTTAAAGCTTACGGCCATGGCACATGGTTTGGCGGAAGCCACATATAAAGAAAGGATGGACGTTCTATTAAAGGAATTCCATATGGAAAAAAGGCTTAAATGGTTTCCGGCCCATTTCTCAAAAGGAATGAAGCAAAAGGTCATGATAATGTGCGCCTTTTTAGTACAGCCGTCTTTATATATCGTCGACGAACCCTTCGTAGGTCTAGATCCATTAGGCATTCAATCCCTGCTCGATTTGATGAGGAAAATGAAAGAGAGCGGAGCGGGAATTTTAATGTCTACACACATACTGGCAACAGCCGAGAGGTATTGTGATTCTTTCATAATACTGCATAATGGAGAGATCCGGGCAAAAGGCGATCTTGAGCAGCTTCGTGAACAATTTTCCATGCCGGGGGCAACTCTTGACGATTTATATATTCAATTGACGAAAGAAGAAATCGGTCATGAATAG
- a CDS encoding antibiotic biosynthesis monooxygenase, producing MNVFITSGSFNFLKSKKDKHPNENILLMQNPDTTVLLHETEGKTLFSSPRKYEVVDGKGNLQDHGYVVMNNIPVSEEGRPVFEHRFKNRAGFIENEPGFVALRVLRPINSETYVILTIWEKQTDFLNWKKSSSFQKAHNSDSKAPVTNSSQKMFSGEAYVTQYTLVKDSEE from the coding sequence ATGAATGTATTCATCACATCAGGCAGTTTCAATTTTTTGAAAAGCAAAAAAGATAAGCATCCGAATGAAAATATATTACTTATGCAAAACCCTGACACTACAGTACTTTTACATGAAACAGAAGGTAAAACGCTCTTCAGCTCTCCACGTAAGTATGAAGTAGTTGATGGGAAAGGGAACCTTCAGGATCATGGGTATGTAGTCATGAACAATATACCTGTCAGTGAAGAAGGAAGGCCGGTATTCGAACATCGTTTTAAAAACAGGGCAGGATTCATTGAAAATGAACCAGGTTTCGTCGCACTTCGTGTACTGCGGCCAATCAACTCTGAAACTTATGTAATCTTAACGATTTGGGAGAAACAAACCGATTTTTTGAACTGGAAGAAATCCAGTTCCTTTCAGAAGGCGCATAACAGCGACTCCAAAGCTCCCGTTACGAATTCCAGCCAGAAGATGTTTTCAGGTGAAGCCTATGTAACGCAGTATACTTTGGTGAAGGATTCAGAAGAATAA